Proteins co-encoded in one Strix uralensis isolate ZFMK-TIS-50842 chromosome 2, bStrUra1, whole genome shotgun sequence genomic window:
- the LOC141939709 gene encoding phosphatidylinositol-3,5-bisphosphate 3-phosphatase MTMR6: protein MEHIRTTKVEQVKLLDRFSTSNKSLTGTLYLTATHLLFIDSSQRETWILHHHIAAVEKLPLTTSGCPLVIQCKNFRIVHFVVPRERDCHDIYNSLLQLSRTAKYEELYAFSYNPKQNESEQVKGWQLIDLAEEYKRMGVPNSNWQLSDANRDYKICETYPKELYVPRTASKPIIVGSSKFRSKGRFPVLSYYHKNKEAAICRCSQPLSGFSARCLEDEHMLQAISKANPSNRYMYVMDTRPKLNAMANRAAGKGYENEDNYSNIRFQFVGIENIHVMRSSLQKLLEVSGTKGLSVNDFLSGLENSGWLRHIKAVLDAAVFLVKAIAVESASVLVHCSDGWDRTSQVCSLGALLLDSYYRTIRGFMVLIEKDWISFGHKFSDRCCQLDGDPKEISPVFTQFLESVWNLTEQFPQAFEYNEAFLLQIHEHVHSCQFGNFLGNCQKEREELKLKEKTYSLWPFLLDEQKRYQNPLYNPDFSPELTLLEPNTVSFNFKFWRNMYHQFDRSMHPRQSVFNLIMNMSEQNKQLEQDIKELEAKIKQRNGQSDAFPVKEHQQPAHPAPLALKTPPCFKKEQPLIPVNDAVRTIEGSNAADNRYSEFVTEFSKAEPAVVSLEYGVARMTC, encoded by the exons ATGGAGCACATCCGCACCACCAAG gtaGAGCAAGTGAAACTACTAGATAGGTTCAGCACGAGCAATAAGTCACTGACGGGAACTCTATACCTTACAGCAACTCATCTATTATTCATAGATTCAAGCCAGAGAGAGACGTGG ATACTACATCATCACATTGCTGCGGTGGAAAAACTTCCCTTGACTACTTCTGGCTGTCCCCTTGTCATCCAGTGCAAGAACTTCAGGATAGTTCATTTTGTTGTTCCCAGAGAGAGAGATTGTCATGACATCTATAACTCTTTGCTTCAGTTGTCAAGAACAG CAAAATATGAAGAACTATATGCCTTCTCCTATAATCCAAAACAAAATGAATCTGAGCAAGTCAAAGGTTGGCAGCTTATTGATCTAGCAGAAGAATATAAGAGAATGGGAGTGCCAAATAGTAACTGGCAGTTGTCTGATGCAAATCGTGATTACAAG ATTTGTGAAACCTATCCTAAAGAACTTTATGTTCCCAGAACTGCAAGCAAGCCCATAATTGTTGGTAGCTCCAAGTTCAGAAGCAAAGGAAGATTCCCAGTGTTGTCATATTATCACAAAAATAAAGAG GCTGCAATTTGCAGATGCAGTCAACCTCTCTCAGGTTTCAGTGCCAGGTGCCTGGAAGATGAACACATGTTGCAAGCCATCAGTAAAGCAAATCCTTCAAATCGCTACATGTATGTCATGGACACCAGGCCGAAG cttAATGCAATGGCAAacagagctgctgggaagggcTATGAGAATGAAGACAACTACTCTAACATTAGGTTCCAATTTGTTGGCATTGAAAATATTCATGTAATGAGATCCAGCTTACAAAAACTTCTGGAAG TCAGTGGCACAAAGGGTTTGTCTGTCAATGACTTCTTGTCTGGTTTGGAGAATTCTGGATGGCTGCGTCACATCAAAGCTGTGTTGGATGCTGCTGTCTTCTTAGTCAAG GCAATAGCGGTGGAGAGTGCAAGTGTGTTAGTGCACTGCTCAGATGGCTGGGATAGGACTTCCCAAGTCTGTTCTCTTGGAGCTCTCTTACTAGATTCCTATTACAGAACAATCAGAGGATTCATG GTCTTGATAGAGAAAGACTGGATCTCTTTTGGGCACAAGTTCTCTGACAG GTGTTGCCAGTTGGATGGTGATCCAAAAGAGATCTCACCAGTGTTCACCCAGTTTTTAGAAAGTGTGTGGAATCTGACTGAGCAGTTTCCACAAGCCTTTGAGTACAATGAAGCTTTCCTCCTCCAGATCCATGAACACGTCCATTCATGCCAGTTTGGTAACTTCCTTGGAAACTGCCAAAAAGAGCGAGAAGAACTAAA ATTAAAAGAGAAGACATATTCCTTGTGGCCATTCCTTCTGGATGAACAAAAGAGATATCAGAATCCTTTGTATAATCCAGACTTTTCTCCAGAACTAACTCTTTTGGAGCCTAATACAGTATCATTCAATTTTAA GTTTTGGAGAAATATGTACCATCAGTTTGATCGAAGTATGCATCCCAGGCAATCTGTGTTCAATCTTATAATGAACATGagtgaacaaaataaacaacTGGAGCAAGACATTAAAGAACTGGAAGCt aaaataaagcagagaaatgggCAGTCAGATGCATTCCCTGTGAAGGAACATCAGCAGCCTGCTCATCCTGCACCCTTGGCACTGAAGACCCCTCCATGCTTCAAGAAGGAGCAGCCACTGATCCCTGTGAACGATGCTGTAAGAACTATAGAGGGCAGCAACGCAGCAGACAACCGCTACAGTGAATTTGTTACAGAGTTCTCGAAAGCTGAGCCTGCTGTTGTCAGCTTAGAGTATGGAGTGGCCAGGATGACCTGCTAA